In Paenibacillus hexagrammi, the following are encoded in one genomic region:
- a CDS encoding substrate-binding domain-containing protein, which yields MTEGGLIVTDTLYSDAQEERAYQLATGLLKGNEAHRPDGIICLNEPTSTGAARAMKEQQLAVGEIPMVGFDSSKEEIKFLEEGIFQAIVVQKPFNMGYLAIKTALEASEGKKVELRIDTGASVITKDTMYTKDNQKLLVPFVEHEGQ from the coding sequence TTGACGGAAGGCGGACTGATTGTAACCGACACCCTGTATTCGGATGCGCAAGAGGAACGCGCCTACCAGCTAGCTACAGGATTGCTGAAGGGGAATGAAGCGCATAGACCGGATGGCATCATCTGCTTGAATGAACCGACCAGCACGGGAGCGGCTAGAGCCATGAAAGAACAGCAGCTGGCTGTGGGTGAAATCCCCATGGTTGGCTTCGACAGCTCGAAAGAGGAGATTAAGTTTTTGGAGGAAGGGATTTTTCAAGCCATTGTGGTGCAGAAGCCATTTAACATGGGATATTTAGCCATAAAGACGGCTTTGGAGGCATCCGAAGGAAAAAAGGTCGAGCTCCGCATTGATACGGGAGCCAGCGTCATTACCAAGGATACGATGTACACCAAGGACAATCAGAAGCTGCTCGTTCCTTTCGTGGAGCACGAAGGGCAGTGA
- a CDS encoding substrate-binding domain-containing protein — MKKFIGLICATVLLLAGGAGYYSWDMFRAADPSRPIVFVPKTTDARISFWQVMNQGVMAAAKEYGAEVNIIGTAAETDIDEQIHLLEQVIPQKPKAIVLAATDYNRLVPISNKIKEAGIPLITVDSGVNGDMADSFVATDNYSAGRKAGQFMRDLLPAHAKVAVLSTVKGSISVMERERVSGTA, encoded by the coding sequence TTGAAGAAATTCATAGGGCTTATCTGTGCCACCGTATTACTCCTGGCCGGCGGTGCGGGTTATTACTCTTGGGATATGTTTAGAGCTGCCGATCCCAGCAGACCGATTGTGTTTGTTCCCAAAACGACGGACGCGCGGATCTCTTTCTGGCAGGTCATGAATCAAGGCGTGATGGCGGCTGCCAAGGAGTACGGCGCAGAAGTAAACATTATAGGAACAGCTGCTGAGACAGATATTGATGAGCAGATTCATCTGTTGGAGCAAGTGATCCCCCAGAAGCCGAAAGCGATCGTACTGGCTGCGACCGATTACAATCGGCTGGTGCCGATCAGTAATAAGATCAAGGAAGCGGGCATTCCTCTCATTACCGTCGACTCCGGGGTAAACGGAGATATGGCGGATAGCTTTGTCGCAACGGATAATTATTCAGCCGGGAGAAAAGCGGGCCAGTTCATGCGGGATTTGCTGCCTGCCCATGCCAAGGTTGCTGTTTTGAGTACGGTAAAGGGTTCTATTAGCGTAATGGAGCGGGAGAGGGTGTCCGGGACAGCTTGA
- a CDS encoding sensor histidine kinase, giving the protein MESHIKLVEKGNFDLRVDIENTNEIGKLARSFNLMIYKIKELMQQIVYEQENKRMSELKALQAQIKPHFLYNTLDSIIWMAETGKLNEVVSMTSALAKLLRSSISKGGELVTIAVELEQIRHYLTIQQIRYRNKFTYSIDVPEELYQAKILKLVLQPLVENAIYHGMKHKAELGHIRITGQRKHNTIELAVVDDGVGMTEEKARTILSERKPVPDGFTSSGVGVQNVHERIELYFGVGYGLSFESELDEGTTVTILVPYLTEEEGGSRIEEIHRAYLCHRITPGRRCGLLLLGYV; this is encoded by the coding sequence CTGGAATCACACATTAAGCTTGTTGAAAAAGGGAACTTCGACCTGCGTGTCGACATTGAAAACACGAATGAGATCGGAAAATTGGCCCGAAGCTTTAATTTAATGATTTACAAAATTAAGGAGCTCATGCAGCAGATCGTGTACGAGCAGGAAAACAAGCGAATGAGTGAGTTAAAAGCGCTCCAGGCGCAAATTAAGCCGCATTTCCTCTATAATACGTTGGACTCCATTATATGGATGGCTGAAACCGGGAAGCTGAATGAAGTCGTAAGCATGACTTCCGCGCTGGCGAAGCTCCTGAGATCCAGCATCAGCAAGGGCGGAGAGCTGGTAACCATCGCAGTTGAATTAGAGCAAATTCGCCATTACTTGACCATTCAACAGATCCGTTACCGCAATAAATTTACGTATTCTATTGATGTGCCTGAAGAGCTGTATCAAGCAAAGATATTAAAGCTGGTTCTGCAGCCGCTCGTAGAGAATGCGATCTATCATGGCATGAAGCATAAAGCGGAGCTCGGACATATTCGTATCACCGGCCAAAGAAAGCACAATACGATTGAGCTAGCTGTCGTGGACGATGGTGTCGGCATGACCGAGGAGAAGGCAAGGACGATTCTAAGCGAACGCAAACCCGTACCGGATGGCTTCACCAGCTCGGGGGTCGGCGTGCAAAATGTTCATGAACGGATTGAGCTATATTTTGGCGTAGGGTATGGGCTTAGCTTCGAGAGTGAGCTGGATGAGGGTACGACGGTTACCATCCTGGTGCCTTACCTAACGGAGGAAGAGGGGGGTAGCAGAATTGAAGAAATTCATAGGGCTTATCTGTGCCACCGTATTACTCCTGGCCGGCGGTGCGGGTTATTACTCTTGGGATATGTTTAG
- a CDS encoding cache domain-containing protein yields the protein MRGVRFFQFKSIHIQIAAAFSVLILCTTAILSFTAYKLSEDAVTNNSLEYTTELVKQVYTNVETYIQNIENISSLTLDNGDLKRYASMKNEHSEEDQLLETQIREYFHSIITSHHDITSIVFVSDDGGVVSDRAADLLKQENVMKEQEWYKRAVELQGQTAVSSSHVQNLYIGEYRWVVSISRQLPAHDGHGGGVLLVDLNYSVINNLCKQVQVGKHGYVFIIDPSGDLVYHPQQQIMNTQLKSERIEDILHAKDGTVVLNSGNERKIYTVSTTKFGWKIVGVIYPEDLAPNKRAMQLSTAYWGSLCLAIALILSFSSLLRCRDRSNSWNHTLSLLKKGTSTCVSTLKTRMRSENWPEALI from the coding sequence ATGAGAGGAGTTCGCTTCTTTCAATTCAAAAGCATTCATATCCAGATCGCAGCGGCATTCTCTGTTCTTATTCTTTGCACTACCGCCATTCTTAGCTTTACAGCCTATAAGCTTTCGGAAGATGCAGTTACGAATAATTCACTGGAATATACCACAGAGCTCGTCAAGCAAGTTTATACTAATGTGGAAACGTATATCCAAAATATTGAGAACATTTCCTCCCTGACGTTAGATAACGGTGACCTGAAACGCTATGCGTCTATGAAGAACGAACATAGTGAAGAAGATCAGCTGCTGGAAACGCAAATTCGGGAGTATTTCCATTCGATCATTACCTCCCATCATGATATCACTTCCATTGTCTTTGTCTCAGATGACGGGGGAGTCGTATCCGACCGGGCTGCGGATCTTTTAAAGCAGGAGAACGTCATGAAAGAGCAGGAGTGGTATAAGCGGGCAGTTGAGCTCCAGGGTCAAACGGCCGTTTCTTCCTCTCATGTACAAAATTTATATATAGGCGAGTACCGTTGGGTCGTGTCGATCAGCAGGCAGCTTCCAGCTCATGATGGACACGGCGGAGGTGTGCTGTTGGTCGACTTGAACTACAGTGTCATTAACAACCTATGTAAACAGGTCCAGGTAGGTAAACATGGGTATGTGTTCATCATCGACCCCTCCGGTGATTTGGTGTATCATCCGCAGCAGCAAATTATGAATACACAGCTCAAATCGGAAAGAATTGAAGACATTCTTCATGCCAAAGACGGAACAGTTGTGCTGAATTCAGGGAATGAACGGAAAATATATACCGTCTCGACCACCAAATTTGGGTGGAAAATTGTCGGGGTGATTTATCCGGAGGATCTCGCTCCCAACAAACGTGCTATGCAGCTGTCTACAGCTTATTGGGGAAGTCTTTGTTTGGCGATTGCGCTCATCCTTTCTTTTTCATCTCTTTTACGTTGTCGAGACCGCTCAAACAGCTGGAATCACACATTAAGCTTGTTGAAAAAGGGAACTTCGACCTGCGTGTCGACATTGAAAACACGAATGAGATCGGAAAATTGGCCCGAAGCTTTAATTTAA
- a CDS encoding helix-turn-helix domain-containing protein translates to MYTLILVDDEDEVREGIISRTNWAACGFQLVGAFENGRDAAEALESLRPDVIITDISMPFMNGLELTRIAMETCKDTKIVIITGYEEFEYAKQAISLKVSEYLMKPINLQEFTAFLEKLKLELDDEHMSRENLSTIRQQLNQSLPLLKERFLERMVSSIMKKDEIDRRFKYFDLSLAGSYFIALVAGIDDLHTKEASRIAIDANTDIELLQFAVYNIFQEIFEKEHAGIVFRNRDDNIVILLSGDGEEVGTLAQTLASQTAYSVEKFLRLSLTIGVGRTYTSLPHLSKSYQEACSALDYRLLLGSNRLICITDLERGIRSDTVEYLEWEKRLLSALKMGKGNQVSKVLTSWLEEWRSTGLSVERCFGMLHKLLAALMNWVTETGCDEVEVFGRDPFGEMKSYHTLDHIKQWLEELCHRIVCHVGEKRNVDTQNHMQLAVAYIHEHYGNETLSLQQVCAYIFMSSSYFSALFKQHTGLTFVEYLTKHRMEKAKELLLATALKTYEIAARVGYSDPQYFSVIFKRQTGMTPKEFRNRIQAGEAL, encoded by the coding sequence ATGTATACGTTAATCCTGGTTGATGATGAAGATGAAGTAAGAGAAGGTATTATAAGCAGAACGAATTGGGCTGCCTGCGGCTTTCAGCTGGTAGGGGCATTCGAGAACGGCAGGGATGCGGCAGAAGCCCTGGAGTCACTTCGTCCGGATGTGATTATTACCGATATTTCCATGCCATTCATGAATGGACTAGAGCTTACGCGTATTGCGATGGAGACCTGCAAGGACACCAAAATCGTGATTATTACCGGCTATGAAGAGTTTGAGTATGCCAAACAGGCGATTTCCCTCAAAGTAAGCGAGTACCTCATGAAGCCGATCAATCTACAGGAATTTACGGCTTTCCTAGAAAAATTAAAGCTGGAGCTTGATGATGAGCACATGTCGCGGGAGAATCTCAGTACGATTCGCCAGCAATTGAATCAAAGCCTGCCGCTGCTGAAGGAACGGTTCTTAGAGCGGATGGTGAGCTCGATCATGAAGAAGGATGAGATCGACAGGAGATTCAAGTATTTTGACCTATCACTTGCCGGGTCTTATTTTATTGCGCTGGTGGCGGGAATCGACGATTTGCATACGAAAGAGGCCTCCCGAATTGCGATAGATGCAAATACAGATATTGAACTTTTACAATTTGCCGTCTATAACATTTTCCAGGAAATATTTGAAAAAGAACATGCCGGCATCGTATTCCGCAATCGAGATGACAATATCGTCATCCTGCTGTCCGGTGATGGTGAGGAGGTCGGCACGCTGGCCCAGACTTTGGCTTCACAGACTGCTTACAGTGTAGAGAAATTCCTTAGGCTTTCCCTCACCATTGGAGTAGGGCGGACGTATACATCACTGCCTCATTTGTCCAAATCGTATCAGGAGGCATGCTCCGCCTTGGATTACCGCTTACTGCTTGGAAGCAACCGCTTGATCTGCATTACCGACTTGGAAAGAGGAATACGTTCCGATACTGTGGAGTATTTGGAATGGGAAAAACGACTGCTTTCAGCATTGAAAATGGGCAAGGGAAATCAGGTGAGCAAAGTACTCACATCTTGGCTGGAGGAATGGAGGTCAACAGGCCTTTCGGTAGAGAGATGCTTTGGCATGCTGCACAAGCTGCTTGCGGCGCTGATGAACTGGGTGACGGAAACCGGCTGCGATGAGGTTGAAGTCTTTGGCAGGGACCCCTTCGGGGAAATGAAATCGTATCACACGCTTGACCATATCAAACAATGGTTAGAGGAGCTGTGCCATCGGATTGTGTGTCATGTCGGAGAAAAACGCAACGTCGATACCCAGAATCACATGCAGCTTGCCGTAGCCTATATTCATGAGCATTACGGAAATGAGACGTTATCGTTACAGCAGGTATGCGCGTATATATTCATGAGCAGCAGCTATTTCAGCGCCCTGTTTAAACAGCATACCGGGCTTACCTTTGTGGAATATTTAACCAAGCACCGGATGGAAAAGGCGAAGGAGCTGCTTCTAGCGACGGCACTCAAGACCTATGAAATCGCAGCCCGAGTAGGCTATAGTGACCCGCAATATTTTAGTGTCATTTTCAAAAGGCAAACGGGAATGACGCCGAAGGAATTCCGAAACCGGATTCAAGCGGGCGAGGCTCTATGA